Proteins co-encoded in one Corylus avellana chromosome ca9, CavTom2PMs-1.0 genomic window:
- the LOC132162574 gene encoding protein PLANT CADMIUM RESISTANCE 10 isoform X2, giving the protein MRGHGSDGPTQWSSGICACFDDMQSCCVGLSCPCLLFGKNAEFLGSGTLIGSCMTHFVLWALFNSLCCLLTDGVFLPLPGCFVACYACGYRRALRSKYNLQEAPCGDFVTHFCCHLCAICQEYREIRERSGDITHPDLKLAVVTAPPVQTMESVSVE; this is encoded by the exons ATGCGTGGTCATGGCAGCGATGGACCGACACAATGGTCTTCTGGAATCTGTGCCTGTTTCGATGATATGCAGAGCT GTTGTGTAGGCCTTTCTTGTCCTTGCTtgctttttggaaaaaatgcaGAATTTCTTGGTTCTGGAACTCTCATAGGATCATGCATGACCCATTTTGTTTTGTGGGCTCTTTTCAATTCTCTCTGTTGCCTGTTGACTGATGGCGTCTTCTTGCCTTTACCCGGATGCTTTGTTGCATGTTACGCTTGTGGCTACCGTAGGGCCCTACGATCAAAGTACAATTTACAG GAAGCACCATGTGGGGACTTTGTTACTCATTTTTGCTGCCATTTGTGTGCCATTTGTCAAGAGTACCGGGAAATCCGTGAAAGGTCTGGTGATATCACACACCCTGATCTGAAGTTGGCCGTAGTCACAGCTCCACCAGTCCAGACGATGGAATCGGTTTCggtggagtaa
- the LOC132162574 gene encoding protein PLANT CADMIUM RESISTANCE 10 isoform X1 codes for MKSHSTYVPPPYVPLEQSDAAAEIVPCTQDIPMRGHGSDGPTQWSSGICACFDDMQSCCVGLSCPCLLFGKNAEFLGSGTLIGSCMTHFVLWALFNSLCCLLTDGVFLPLPGCFVACYACGYRRALRSKYNLQEAPCGDFVTHFCCHLCAICQEYREIRERSGDITHPDLKLAVVTAPPVQTMESVSVE; via the exons ATGAAAAGCCACAGCACTTATGTACCGCCCCCATATGTTCCTTTGGAACAGTCAGATGCAGCTGCGGAGATTGTTCCATGCACTCAAGACATACCTATGCGTGGTCATGGCAGCGATGGACCGACACAATGGTCTTCTGGAATCTGTGCCTGTTTCGATGATATGCAGAGCT GTTGTGTAGGCCTTTCTTGTCCTTGCTtgctttttggaaaaaatgcaGAATTTCTTGGTTCTGGAACTCTCATAGGATCATGCATGACCCATTTTGTTTTGTGGGCTCTTTTCAATTCTCTCTGTTGCCTGTTGACTGATGGCGTCTTCTTGCCTTTACCCGGATGCTTTGTTGCATGTTACGCTTGTGGCTACCGTAGGGCCCTACGATCAAAGTACAATTTACAG GAAGCACCATGTGGGGACTTTGTTACTCATTTTTGCTGCCATTTGTGTGCCATTTGTCAAGAGTACCGGGAAATCCGTGAAAGGTCTGGTGATATCACACACCCTGATCTGAAGTTGGCCGTAGTCACAGCTCCACCAGTCCAGACGATGGAATCGGTTTCggtggagtaa